CCCGCAAGATCGCTTGCATACCTGGGTGGAAAGCCTCGATGTGAACCTCATGATCGATGCCCTGGGCAACCTCCCAGGCTCCGTCCTCAATACCACGTTCCAGGGCATGCAACCCCTGCAACTCGGTATGAAAAAGTATCTGGACATGGTCGATCTCATGGATGATGCGACCAAACTGGAAAACTTCCTGCGCATGGAACACTGGATCAACGACAGCCCGGATCAACCCGGCGAAACCGTCCGGCAGTTCGTGCGCGACATGTATCAACGCAATGCCCTCATCAAAGGTGAGGTGCAGGTCGGTGATCGCAAGGTGGACCTGGCCAATCTGACCATGCCCATCCTCAATGTCTACGCCTCCCTCGATCATCTGGTGCCACCAGATGGCTCGAAAATTCTCGGCAAGCTTGCAAAAAGCCGGGATTATTCCGAAATGTCCTTCAAGGGTGGCCATATCGGTATCTACGTCAGCGCCCGCGCCCAGAAGGAAGTTCCTTCCGGAATCGCGAAATGGATCAAGGAAAAGGGCTGAAGTAAACGGCCCTCCGGGCCGACACCTTTTCCAAACGGGATTGGCGGCACCCAAACCATGAGATAGCCCGCCAATTAAGAGGGGGGGACGAACCGTTTCGGTTCATCCCCCCCCATCCGTTTCTGGTCCCGCATCTCATTCCCGTCTGTTGGCCATATCGCAGCAAAGATTATTCAAAAGCGTTGTTCGTGCCAATCACGAATTGCATGGTAGATATGTATTGACGGAGAATTCTGGTATATCATTGATTGAAGAGCGCCTTTCCTGCTTGGTCAGCGTTGCTCGCCATGTTGCAGTCCGGGCGTGTTGGTCCCATGGAAAAACCAATTTGGATGGCGGATCTTGACCGTCCCAACGATCTGGCGGGGTGACAATCCGTGTTGCGCAATTCTTCATTGATCACGCTCCTGATCGTGGCTGGTGCTGCGACAGGGTTGTTTTGGTTGAAAGATCACCTGCATCAGGAGGTGTCGCTCATGAACAGTGTCCACGCCGCAGAAACCTCTTTACCTTCGGATTCCGCGAGCCGGGTACGGCCTCCCGCCTGGGCCGGTTCCTGGTATCCGGCCACGAGCAAGGAGTTGGGGAGTTTTCTGGATCGGGCCATGGAGAGTGCCAAGCCTGCCCCTTTGACTGGCAAAGGGCCCCTGCGCGCCCTAATCGTGCCTCATGCCGGCTATCGTTACAGTGGGGCAACGGCGGCGGCGGCCTTCAAACTGTTGCGCGAACATCCTCCCCTGCGTCGGATCATCGTCATCGGTCCTTCGCATCGGCAGGGATTTGCAGGAATTTCCATCCCGGATGTGACGCACTTTGAAACCCCCCTGGGCCGCATTCCCCTGGATCAACAAGCCATTGCCGCGTTGCGCACCGCCCCCCTGTTCCAAAACCTGCCCACAGCACATCAACTGGAACACAGCATTGAAATTGAACTGCCCTTCCTGCAACGGGTCGTTCCCGGGTCTTGGCAACTGCTGCCCATACTTGTCGGCTCCCTGAACGCCGCCGAGGTGGTCCAGGTGGCGGATTTGTTGCGCCCGCTGGCCGATGATGCCACCCTGGTGGTGGTCTCCTCGGACTTTACCCACTTTGGGGCAAACTACAACTATCTCCCCTTTCCCAAGGATGCCCAACTCCCCAACCGTATTCGGGAGTTGGATCAGGGGGCCATTGATCACATTCTGCACCTGGACGGGCCGGGATTGCTCCAATACAAGCAAAAAACCG
This genomic stretch from Magnetococcales bacterium harbors:
- the amrB gene encoding AmmeMemoRadiSam system protein B, encoding MLRNSSLITLLIVAGAATGLFWLKDHLHQEVSLMNSVHAAETSLPSDSASRVRPPAWAGSWYPATSKELGSFLDRAMESAKPAPLTGKGPLRALIVPHAGYRYSGATAAAAFKLLREHPPLRRIIVIGPSHRQGFAGISIPDVTHFETPLGRIPLDQQAIAALRTAPLFQNLPTAHQLEHSIEIELPFLQRVVPGSWQLLPILVGSLNAAEVVQVADLLRPLADDATLVVVSSDFTHFGANYNYLPFPKDAQLPNRIRELDQGAIDHILHLDGPGLLQYKQKTDITACGLLPMAILLHMAGEGTTATLLQYATSGEMTQDYSNSVSYVAMAFTRPQPFSARENPAKSGSTSSGNLPQEDMSLLLNIARATLQKAVTQREGTLNAQDILGNLSLSNRMQQPAGAFVTLKKNGELRGCIGHIQPVRPLFEAVMENAVSAALSDTRFKPVTRDELQQLTVEVSVLSPMRPIASLDEYQVARHGIVLIKNGRRAVFLPEVATEQKWDRDTTLTQLARKAGLPDDAWKDNARFEVFTTQTIHPKSGNWIGSNLENILRK